A genomic segment from Paraburkholderia hayleyella encodes:
- a CDS encoding ATP-binding protein, with protein MARAGLCLRRSVDSRKAMPQYPAFICRDCPFVTRRLLILFVLAAGLTAGCGLAWHFAWQRGIDTLRRHASVRADRTTGALKSTLERYESLPYLLAEHPFVQDLLTSPSAANVARANHYLEDLNQHARATAAYVIKADGLCVAASNWRGPESFVGVQYRFRPYFVDALRGLVGRFFGIGTISHDPGYFISQPVWRDGKIVGVTVVKLNLEWFQGADMAEPLIVTDDHGVIFLSSVAAWKYHTMRPLPEALAASIFQTRQYAQQNITSLPVTTEQRYADDAEIVRLGRGRLAPRYLMTRRAIGEPDWHLMTLASVAPVDADARDAAIVTGFGYLSLCLLAFYWRMRRARVREMIRSRALLQASYAALNQRVAERTIDLSQANAQLQREVAERTRAEQELRAAHDELIQASKLAALGQMAAGITHELNQPLAALRGFSDNTQVLLERGDQAAVRDNLEAIAALTERMGKITNQLKLFVGRARPRNAVVPVVRALRNALALLQQRLERVTMTFTQHDARQLTPQLQPLDIHEDYPQFIAYCDELRLEQVLINLLSNALDAVADAPQPHIAIVLSVAATKFTLSIDDNGPGITDEVLPHLFEPFFTTKEMGMGLGLGLAIASSIARECGGALEARNAPGGGACFILTLRRAVLPDARTVFPHDLVS; from the coding sequence ATGGCCCGCGCTGGCTTGTGCTTACGGCGTTCGGTGGATTCACGAAAGGCTATGCCACAATACCCCGCCTTCATTTGCCGGGATTGCCCTTTCGTGACGCGCCGCCTTCTGATTCTGTTTGTGCTGGCTGCTGGGCTGACCGCGGGATGTGGCCTGGCGTGGCATTTCGCCTGGCAGCGCGGTATCGATACCCTGCGGCGTCACGCTTCGGTCCGTGCTGATCGAACGACCGGCGCGCTTAAAAGTACACTCGAGCGCTACGAATCCCTGCCTTATCTGCTTGCCGAACATCCGTTCGTGCAAGACCTCCTGACTTCCCCCAGCGCGGCCAACGTGGCCCGCGCGAACCATTACCTGGAAGACCTGAACCAGCACGCCCGGGCGACTGCGGCTTATGTCATCAAAGCCGATGGCCTGTGCGTGGCTGCGAGCAACTGGCGTGGCCCGGAGAGTTTCGTGGGGGTGCAGTATCGTTTTAGGCCGTACTTCGTCGATGCATTGCGCGGTCTCGTCGGACGATTTTTTGGCATCGGAACGATTTCGCACGATCCCGGTTATTTCATTTCGCAGCCGGTCTGGCGCGACGGAAAGATCGTCGGTGTCACGGTTGTGAAGCTTAATCTGGAGTGGTTTCAGGGCGCGGATATGGCGGAGCCGCTGATCGTCACCGACGATCACGGTGTGATTTTCCTGTCGTCGGTGGCGGCGTGGAAATACCACACGATGCGACCGCTGCCGGAGGCGCTTGCCGCTTCTATTTTTCAGACGCGGCAATATGCGCAGCAGAACATCACGTCCTTGCCGGTCACCACCGAACAACGTTATGCCGATGACGCTGAGATCGTGCGCTTGGGAAGGGGGCGGCTTGCGCCGCGTTATCTCATGACGCGCCGCGCGATCGGTGAGCCCGATTGGCATCTGATGACGCTCGCCAGCGTGGCACCGGTCGATGCCGATGCACGCGATGCCGCTATCGTGACGGGTTTTGGTTATCTCTCGCTGTGTCTGCTGGCGTTCTACTGGCGCATGCGCCGCGCGCGCGTGCGCGAGATGATTCGCAGCCGGGCGCTGTTACAGGCGTCCTACGCTGCGCTGAACCAGCGAGTCGCCGAGCGCACGATTGACCTGTCGCAAGCCAATGCGCAACTGCAACGGGAAGTCGCGGAACGGACCCGTGCTGAACAAGAGCTGCGTGCCGCGCATGACGAACTGATTCAGGCGAGCAAGCTGGCGGCGCTAGGACAGATGGCGGCGGGTATCACGCATGAACTCAACCAGCCGCTGGCCGCATTGCGTGGGTTTTCCGATAACACTCAGGTATTGCTTGAGCGTGGCGACCAGGCCGCGGTGCGGGACAATCTCGAAGCGATTGCCGCCCTGACCGAGCGCATGGGCAAGATCACGAATCAGCTCAAGCTGTTTGTCGGGCGAGCGCGGCCGCGTAATGCGGTCGTGCCTGTCGTGCGCGCGTTGCGCAATGCGCTGGCGCTACTGCAGCAACGGCTTGAGCGCGTCACGATGACGTTCACGCAGCATGATGCGAGGCAATTGACGCCACAGCTGCAGCCGCTCGATATTCATGAGGACTATCCACAGTTCATCGCGTACTGCGATGAACTGCGTCTGGAGCAGGTGCTGATCAATCTACTCAGCAATGCGCTCGATGCAGTCGCTGATGCACCGCAGCCGCATATCGCCATTGTGCTCAGTGTTGCGGCGACGAAATTCACGCTCAGCATCGACGACAATGGCCCCGGCATTACCGACGAAGTTTTACCGCATCTTTTCGAGCCGTTTTTTACGACCAAGGAGATGGGCATGGGGCTCGGTCTTGGGTTGGCGATTGCTTCGTCCATTGCACGGGAGTGCGGCGGCGCACTGGAGGCGCGCAACGCGCCCGGCGGTGGCGCGTGTTTCATCCTGACTTTGCGCCGCGCGGTGTTACCCGACGCACGCACGGTTTTTCCTCATGATCTGGTTTCCTGA
- the ugpQ gene encoding glycerophosphodiester phosphodiesterase — MITHTNVTSAALSATWPYPRMIAHRCGGVLAPENTLAGFDMCARYGYRMVEFDAKLSADDEIFLLHDDTLERTTNGHGAAALRSWRELSMLDAGAWYGAGFIGQRLPTLSDVAHRCIGDAIAANIEIKPCPGRDVRTGEHVAKAALTLWRSDLASASAMPPLLSSFSVEALAAARDVAPLLPRGILFDAVPDDWRPIARGLECISLHANHRHLSADRVARIRAEGLRVLAYTVNDPARARELLKWGVDMICTDRLDLIAANESGV, encoded by the coding sequence GTGATAACCCATACAAACGTCACGAGCGCGGCGTTATCTGCTACCTGGCCTTATCCGCGCATGATTGCGCACCGTTGTGGCGGCGTGCTTGCCCCTGAGAACACGCTGGCGGGTTTCGACATGTGCGCGCGTTACGGCTATCGCATGGTCGAATTCGACGCCAAGCTTTCCGCGGACGACGAAATTTTCTTGCTGCATGACGATACGCTTGAGCGCACGACAAACGGTCATGGCGCGGCAGCATTGCGCAGTTGGCGAGAGCTCTCGATGCTTGACGCAGGTGCATGGTACGGCGCGGGTTTCATTGGGCAACGCTTGCCGACGTTGAGCGATGTAGCGCACCGGTGCATCGGAGACGCCATTGCCGCGAACATCGAGATCAAGCCGTGCCCGGGGCGTGACGTGCGCACGGGCGAGCATGTTGCGAAGGCTGCGTTAACACTCTGGCGTTCTGATCTTGCATCGGCTTCGGCCATGCCTCCGTTACTGTCGTCATTCTCGGTTGAGGCGCTTGCTGCTGCACGCGATGTGGCGCCCTTGCTGCCGCGCGGAATACTTTTCGATGCGGTGCCAGACGATTGGCGGCCAATCGCACGGGGCCTCGAATGCATTTCGCTGCATGCGAATCACCGTCATCTGAGTGCGGACCGGGTTGCGCGAATTCGGGCCGAAGGCTTGCGGGTGCTGGCCTACACAGTGAATGACCCCGCCCGCGCACGTGAGCTGCTGAAATGGGGCGTCGACATGATTTGCACTGACCGCCTCGATTTGATCGCGGCTAATGAATCGGGCGTTTGA
- a CDS encoding peroxiredoxin family protein, producing MTSSSAPGRARPHHFVRYTVMALIAVALACAGYFAFGGQQSAPNATFTLLSGQKVSTSELKGKVYMVNFWATSCDTCIKEMPQMVETYNRFKDRGLEFVAVAMSYDTPAYVNNYATTRQLPFKVAMDDGSAASQFGNVQLTPTTFVIDKNGKILKRYVGAPQFTELDQLLDKALKAA from the coding sequence ATGACCTCTTCTTCCGCCCCAGGGCGCGCACGCCCCCATCACTTCGTTCGCTATACCGTCATGGCGCTCATCGCCGTGGCGCTGGCCTGTGCAGGTTATTTCGCCTTCGGCGGGCAGCAGTCAGCGCCCAATGCCACCTTCACCCTGCTCTCGGGCCAGAAAGTGTCCACTTCCGAGCTCAAGGGCAAGGTCTATATGGTGAATTTCTGGGCTACAAGCTGCGACACCTGCATCAAGGAAATGCCGCAGATGGTCGAAACCTATAACCGCTTCAAGGACCGTGGGCTTGAATTCGTCGCTGTTGCGATGAGCTATGACACACCGGCCTACGTCAACAACTACGCCACCACGCGCCAGTTACCGTTCAAGGTCGCCATGGACGATGGTTCTGCCGCCAGCCAGTTCGGCAACGTGCAGCTCACGCCCACGACGTTTGTCATCGACAAAAACGGCAAGATTCTCAAACGTTATGTCGGCGCGCCACAGTTCACCGAACTCGACCAGTTGCTCGACAAGGCACTGAAAGCGGCCTGA
- a CDS encoding YifB family Mg chelatase-like AAA ATPase, producing the protein MSLAVVRSRAPASGRAPEVTVEVHLANGLPSFSIVGLPDLEVRESRERVRAALQNCGFDFPVRRITVNLAPADLPKESGRFDLPIALGILAASGQIPLDALLHREFAGELSLTGALRPMRGAFAMACGTARGHPGADITGSTGSTGSTDSAMNAADPISPKRAAMRLPELYLPAASAVEAALVPGVDVYGAADLPSLCAHLACAPDARLTPVIATRSEAHAAFVHPLDMADVIGQQGARRALEVSAAGGHHMLMVGPPGAGKSMLAARLPGILPPMTDDEALTSAALLSASMLGFSAERWRQRPFRAPHHSSSAAALVGGRNPPQPGEITLAHLGVLFLDELPEFDRHVLETLREPLEAGRITISRAALQVDFPAACQLIAAMNPCPCGWRGDPNGRCRCTPEIAARYLRKLSGPLLDRIDIQIELPALTPVELSARTDTSGESSEAIAARVSVARGVQRARQGKTNRELNGREVDEVCRPDSAGEALLREASERFGWSARAYYRVLKVARTIADLAGAPMPDVRQIAEAIQYRRVFSHV; encoded by the coding sequence ATGTCGCTTGCCGTGGTGCGCAGTCGCGCGCCGGCTTCTGGCCGCGCGCCCGAAGTCACTGTAGAAGTTCATCTGGCCAATGGGCTGCCGTCGTTTTCCATCGTCGGCCTGCCTGATCTCGAAGTCCGCGAAAGCCGCGAGCGGGTACGCGCCGCGCTGCAAAATTGCGGTTTTGATTTCCCGGTGCGCCGTATCACGGTCAATCTCGCGCCCGCCGATCTCCCTAAAGAATCGGGACGCTTTGACTTGCCCATCGCCCTCGGCATTCTCGCGGCGAGCGGGCAAATTCCGCTCGATGCCCTGCTGCACCGTGAATTCGCGGGGGAACTCTCGCTGACCGGAGCGTTGCGGCCCATGCGTGGCGCGTTTGCCATGGCCTGTGGCACGGCTCGCGGCCACCCTGGCGCCGATATCACCGGCAGCACCGGCAGCACTGGCAGCACCGATAGCGCCATGAACGCCGCTGACCCTATTAGCCCAAAGCGCGCGGCAATGCGCCTGCCAGAACTCTATCTGCCCGCTGCAAGCGCAGTTGAAGCCGCGCTCGTGCCAGGCGTCGATGTCTATGGCGCGGCTGATCTTCCCTCGCTGTGCGCTCATCTGGCTTGCGCGCCGGATGCCCGTCTCACACCGGTCATCGCCACACGATCTGAGGCCCATGCCGCGTTCGTGCATCCACTCGACATGGCCGACGTGATCGGTCAGCAAGGCGCACGGCGCGCCCTCGAAGTCTCCGCTGCAGGCGGCCATCACATGCTGATGGTCGGCCCGCCTGGCGCGGGCAAATCTATGCTCGCGGCCCGTTTGCCCGGCATCCTGCCGCCCATGACCGACGACGAAGCCCTCACGTCGGCGGCATTGCTGTCGGCCAGCATGCTGGGCTTTTCGGCCGAACGCTGGCGCCAGCGGCCATTTCGCGCGCCCCACCATTCATCGAGCGCTGCCGCATTGGTCGGTGGCCGTAATCCACCGCAGCCAGGCGAAATCACGCTGGCGCACCTTGGTGTGCTGTTTCTGGACGAGTTACCGGAATTTGACCGCCATGTGCTCGAAACCTTGCGCGAGCCGCTTGAGGCGGGACGTATCACGATCTCGCGGGCGGCGCTGCAAGTGGATTTCCCCGCGGCCTGCCAACTGATCGCCGCCATGAACCCTTGCCCCTGCGGCTGGCGCGGCGATCCCAATGGCCGCTGCCGCTGTACGCCCGAGATTGCCGCACGCTATTTGCGCAAGCTATCGGGGCCGCTGCTGGACCGTATCGATATTCAGATCGAGCTCCCTGCGCTGACGCCTGTCGAACTGTCCGCGCGAACAGACACATCCGGCGAGTCGAGTGAGGCCATCGCCGCACGCGTCAGCGTTGCGCGCGGTGTGCAGCGCGCACGGCAAGGCAAAACCAACCGCGAACTTAACGGGCGAGAGGTGGATGAAGTATGCCGTCCAGACAGCGCTGGTGAAGCGTTACTGCGCGAAGCTAGCGAGCGCTTTGGCTGGTCCGCGCGGGCGTATTACCGAGTGCTGAAGGTCGCACGCACCATCGCTGATCTGGCGGGAGCGCCCATGCCTGACGTCCGGCAAATCGCCGAAGCCATTCAATACCGGCGAGTTTTTTCTCATGTTTAG
- a CDS encoding sigma-54-dependent transcriptional regulator, which translates to MPDRGLPVLYIEDDALVRRASMQSLQLAGFEVIGHASVEAAAMLIDREFSGVIVSDIRLPGASGLDLLAQCRERAPDVPVILVTGHGDISMAVQAMRDGAYDFIEKPFASERLIETVRRALERRKLVRENLALRRELAGHNTNVPRIIGRSVAIEQVRRLIANIAPTDAAVLINGDTGAGKELIARSLHELSPRHDKPFIAINCGALPESMFESEMFGYEPGAFTGAVKRRIGKLEHASGGTLFLDEIESMPLALQVKLLRVLQEGMLERLGSNQPVRVNCRVVAAAKGEMAEHVASGAFRQDLLYRLNVVTIVLPPLAERREDIVPLFEHFVLDAAVRYQRPAPFLSELQRMRLMQRDWPGNVRELRNAADRFVLGVAEDSLALPENDASSQQSLKERVEQFERALIVQALEQAGGVVALAADQLHLGKATLYEKIKRYGLTARGDSEPR; encoded by the coding sequence ATGCCTGATCGCGGCTTGCCCGTGCTTTATATCGAAGATGACGCACTGGTGCGGCGCGCCAGCATGCAGAGCCTGCAACTGGCAGGGTTTGAGGTGATTGGCCATGCGTCGGTGGAAGCGGCCGCGATGCTGATCGACCGCGAATTTTCTGGCGTGATCGTCAGCGATATTCGCTTGCCTGGCGCGAGCGGTCTCGACCTGCTCGCGCAGTGCCGCGAACGCGCGCCGGACGTGCCGGTGATTCTGGTGACGGGACACGGCGATATTTCGATGGCGGTCCAGGCGATGCGCGATGGTGCTTACGATTTCATCGAGAAACCTTTTGCCTCCGAGCGCCTGATCGAAACAGTGCGGCGTGCGCTTGAGCGGCGCAAGCTGGTTCGGGAGAATCTCGCGCTGCGCCGTGAGCTGGCAGGGCATAACACCAATGTGCCGCGCATCATCGGACGCAGCGTTGCGATCGAACAGGTGCGACGGCTGATTGCAAATATCGCGCCCACGGATGCCGCGGTGTTAATCAATGGCGATACCGGCGCGGGCAAGGAACTGATTGCGCGCAGCCTGCACGAACTTTCGCCGCGTCATGACAAGCCCTTCATCGCCATTAATTGCGGTGCATTGCCCGAGTCGATGTTCGAGTCAGAGATGTTCGGTTACGAGCCCGGTGCCTTTACCGGGGCGGTGAAGCGCCGGATTGGCAAGCTCGAACACGCATCGGGGGGAACGCTGTTTCTCGATGAAATCGAAAGCATGCCGTTGGCATTGCAGGTGAAACTGCTGCGCGTATTGCAAGAAGGGATGCTTGAGCGGCTGGGCTCGAACCAGCCGGTACGGGTGAACTGCCGGGTTGTCGCGGCGGCGAAAGGGGAGATGGCGGAACATGTGGCGTCTGGCGCGTTTCGCCAGGATTTGCTGTACCGCCTGAATGTCGTGACGATCGTGTTGCCACCGCTCGCGGAGCGGCGTGAAGATATCGTGCCGCTGTTCGAGCATTTCGTGCTCGATGCCGCCGTGCGTTATCAGCGGCCTGCGCCGTTTTTGTCGGAACTGCAGCGCATGCGCTTGATGCAGCGCGACTGGCCAGGCAATGTGCGCGAGCTGCGCAATGCCGCTGACCGGTTTGTACTGGGGGTGGCTGAAGATTCGCTGGCGTTACCCGAGAACGATGCGTCATCGCAGCAGTCGCTCAAGGAGCGGGTCGAGCAGTTTGAGCGGGCGTTGATCGTACAGGCGCTGGAGCAGGCGGGTGGCGTGGTGGCACTGGCGGCCGATCAGCTGCATCTGGGCAAGGCCACGTTGTACGAGAAGATCAAGCGCTATGGGCTGACGGCGCGCGGTGACAGTGAGCCGCGGTGA